The following coding sequences lie in one Flavobacterium sp. 20NA77.7 genomic window:
- a CDS encoding T9SS type A sorting domain-containing protein — protein MRKIYFLLTCLISVTSFGQIFSEDFNYADNALLSANGWTAFSGGGTAAVDVGASNGLTYTGYSGTTGFTGAVVGNAARLDNNGEDINKNFSASVTSGSLYYTFLVNVASGDAGYFAGLLSSGTTFSNRVYVKPSATTGKINFGLSNTSTSVYATTPTDFDLNTTYLIIVKYDVTTTGNASMWIKAAGIPATEAAAGAPEVTTSGTVPASASGFFLRQYATTQNITVDGIRIYSTWFNAAPCSLVLNAETRSCDATTLSLDTYTTTIPFTGGGTATYTLSATTGTISGDNPSTSATGNIIISGVTEGTNNTLTISGGCNIVKTITAPECKPVNTLPFTDSFPYTVGNSLNGEQKWSILNTGDNIVTATGNLSYTGITSSGNLITFGGAGAESKTLFTNTTTGTINARMLVSVTDITGITTDLTGAYFAILTDNASTLTNARLWVRKNGTQIQYGIGAATTDAVWDTTLYNTGTTQYLVLGYDFANNQVFLCVNPTIGGTASPTALYTPTTAISGIGGFVFRQDSATLTPTALSIDELTIDTSLNFTLGNDSFSQIDGLKLYPNPVKGGTLYVETALNNNVHVTIYDIVGKQVLNTTVTNNAVNVSELTSGVYVVTVTEEGKTTSKKLMITN, from the coding sequence ATGAGAAAAATTTACTTTTTACTTACTTGTCTAATTTCAGTAACTAGTTTTGGACAAATATTTTCAGAAGATTTTAATTACGCTGACAATGCGCTATTAAGCGCAAATGGCTGGACAGCTTTTAGTGGTGGAGGGACAGCTGCTGTTGATGTAGGCGCTTCTAATGGTTTAACGTATACTGGCTATTCAGGCACAACAGGATTTACTGGTGCTGTTGTTGGTAACGCTGCAAGACTTGATAACAATGGAGAAGATATAAACAAAAATTTTTCAGCTAGTGTTACTTCTGGAAGTTTATATTACACCTTTTTAGTTAATGTTGCCTCTGGAGATGCGGGTTATTTCGCAGGGTTATTGTCTTCAGGAACAACATTTAGTAATCGAGTATATGTTAAACCTTCAGCTACTACTGGAAAAATTAATTTTGGATTATCAAATACAAGTACCAGTGTGTATGCAACAACTCCTACAGATTTTGATTTAAATACAACTTATCTTATAATTGTAAAATATGATGTAACCACAACTGGAAATGCAAGTATGTGGATTAAAGCAGCAGGTATTCCTGCTACTGAAGCAGCAGCAGGCGCTCCAGAAGTTACCACTTCAGGAACTGTGCCAGCAAGTGCATCTGGGTTCTTCTTAAGACAATATGCAACGACACAAAACATAACTGTTGATGGTATAAGAATTTATTCAACATGGTTTAACGCTGCTCCTTGCAGTTTAGTTTTAAACGCTGAAACAAGATCTTGTGATGCTACAACATTATCATTAGATACATATACCACAACCATACCTTTTACTGGTGGTGGAACGGCAACATATACACTAAGTGCTACTACTGGAACAATTAGTGGAGATAACCCTTCTACATCGGCAACTGGTAATATTATTATTTCTGGTGTAACAGAAGGCACAAATAATACATTAACAATTTCTGGAGGATGTAACATCGTAAAAACCATTACGGCTCCTGAATGCAAACCAGTAAACACATTACCTTTCACTGATTCATTTCCATATACGGTTGGCAACTCTTTAAATGGAGAACAAAAATGGAGTATATTAAATACCGGAGATAACATTGTAACTGCAACAGGAAACTTAAGTTATACAGGTATCACTTCATCTGGAAATTTAATCACTTTTGGAGGTGCTGGAGCAGAATCAAAAACTTTATTTACAAACACAACTACGGGAACAATTAATGCAAGAATGTTGGTTTCTGTAACAGATATTACAGGTATTACTACTGATTTAACAGGCGCTTATTTTGCAATATTAACTGACAATGCTAGCACTCTAACGAATGCGAGACTATGGGTTAGAAAAAACGGCACACAAATTCAATATGGAATTGGTGCAGCTACTACCGATGCGGTTTGGGATACTACTTTATACAATACAGGAACAACACAGTATTTAGTTCTTGGTTATGATTTTGCTAATAATCAAGTGTTTTTATGTGTAAATCCTACAATTGGAGGAACAGCTTCTCCTACAGCGCTTTACACGCCTACTACAGCAATTAGTGGTATTGGAGGTTTTGTATTTAGACAAGATTCTGCAACATTAACTCCAACAGCGTTATCTATTGATGAATTAACAATTGATACATCATTAAACTTTACATTAGGTAACGATTCTTTCTCTCAAATTGACGGATTAAAATTATATCCAAATCCAGTTAAAGGAGGTA
- a CDS encoding T9SS type A sorting domain-containing protein, with protein sequence MKKNYICLVFFLCFSFLAIAQESRNNVSRSQDPTIEGLSVYPNPNNTGKVTIISRQNLEKKVEIFDVLGKKVIDVMLYTRELNISALNPGVYIIKIKEGDASATRKLIVN encoded by the coding sequence ATGAAGAAAAATTACATTTGTTTAGTATTCTTTTTATGCTTCTCTTTCTTAGCTATTGCGCAAGAAAGCAGAAACAATGTGTCGCGTTCACAAGACCCAACTATTGAAGGGCTAAGTGTATATCCAAATCCAAACAATACCGGAAAAGTAACTATTATTTCTCGTCAAAATTTAGAAAAAAAAGTCGAAATTTTTGATGTATTGGGTAAAAAAGTAATCGATGTTATGCTTTATACCAGAGAATTAAACATTAGCGCACTAAACCCGGGCGTATACATTATCAAAATTAAAGAAGGCGACGCTTCTGCCACCAGAAAACTCATTGTCAATTAA
- the gdhA gene encoding NADP-specific glutamate dehydrogenase gives MSQSVNAFLEAVAKRNANEPEFMQAVREVAETVIPFIEKNPKYQGKMLLERMVEPERVIMFRIAWIDDAGNTQVNRGFRIQMNSAIGPYKGGIRFHPSVNLSILKFLAFEQVFKNSLTTLPMGGGKGGSDFDPKGKSDNEIMKFCQAFMTELQRHIGADTDVPAGDIGVGGREVGYMFGQYKKLRNEFTGVLTGKGISFGGSLIRPEATGYGDVYFAQNMLATKGQSFEGKTVVVSGSGNVAQYAIEKATQLGGKVVTASDSSGYIYDADGITTEKLAYIMEIKNVRYGRINEYVAKYPNAKFVEGKRPWEVKCDIALPCATQNELNGEEAKMLIANGCICVAEGANMPSTPEAVETFIAAKILFAPGKASNAGGVATSGLEMSQNSLRLSWTREEVDQRLHKIMSDIHEACVKYGTEADGFVDYVKGANIAGFVKVADAMLAQGVV, from the coding sequence ATGAGTCAAAGTGTTAATGCATTTTTAGAAGCAGTTGCTAAGAGAAATGCCAACGAGCCAGAATTTATGCAAGCCGTAAGAGAAGTAGCTGAAACAGTTATTCCTTTTATTGAAAAAAATCCTAAATACCAAGGAAAAATGCTTTTAGAGCGTATGGTGGAACCAGAAAGAGTAATTATGTTTAGAATTGCTTGGATTGATGATGCAGGAAATACACAAGTGAATAGAGGATTTAGAATTCAAATGAATTCTGCTATTGGACCCTACAAAGGAGGAATTCGTTTTCATCCTTCTGTAAATTTAAGTATTTTAAAATTCTTGGCTTTTGAACAAGTATTTAAAAATTCATTGACAACGTTGCCAATGGGTGGTGGAAAAGGTGGTTCTGATTTTGATCCAAAAGGAAAATCTGACAACGAAATCATGAAGTTTTGCCAAGCATTTATGACCGAACTACAAAGACATATTGGTGCGGATACGGATGTTCCTGCAGGAGATATTGGTGTAGGTGGAAGAGAAGTAGGATACATGTTTGGTCAATATAAAAAACTAAGAAACGAATTTACAGGGGTATTAACAGGTAAAGGTATTAGTTTTGGTGGTTCATTAATTCGTCCGGAAGCAACAGGTTATGGTGATGTGTATTTTGCACAAAACATGTTAGCTACAAAAGGACAAAGTTTTGAAGGTAAAACAGTAGTCGTTTCTGGTTCAGGAAATGTAGCGCAATATGCTATTGAAAAAGCAACACAATTAGGCGGAAAAGTAGTAACAGCTTCAGATTCTTCTGGATATATTTATGATGCAGACGGAATTACTACAGAAAAATTAGCTTACATTATGGAAATTAAGAATGTAAGATATGGAAGAATTAACGAGTATGTAGCAAAATATCCAAATGCTAAATTTGTTGAAGGAAAACGCCCATGGGAAGTAAAATGTGACATCGCATTACCATGTGCTACTCAAAATGAGTTAAATGGAGAAGAAGCAAAAATGTTAATTGCTAATGGATGTATATGTGTGGCAGAAGGCGCAAATATGCCTTCTACTCCAGAAGCCGTTGAAACATTCATTGCTGCTAAAATATTATTTGCTCCAGGAAAAGCGTCAAATGCAGGCGGTGTGGCAACTTCAGGATTAGAAATGTCACAAAACTCATTACGTTTAAGCTGGACAAGAGAAGAAGTAGATCAAAGATTACACAAAATCATGAGTGATATTCACGAAGCTTGTGTAAAATATGGTACAGAAGCTGACGGATTTGTGGACTACGTGAAAGGTGCAAATATTGCAGGTTTCGTAAAAGTAGCAGATGCTATGTTAGCGCAAGGTGTAGTATAA
- a CDS encoding HD domain-containing protein, whose translation MTLLEKTVLFVKKQLENAEGGHDWFHIERVYKNALLIAKEEKCDLEVVQLAALLHDIADSKFHDGDEAIGPKTAKNFLEQENVSKETIAHVLAIIENISFKGGNFEQKFQSIELDIVQDADRLDAIGAIGIARTFNYGGFKNRAIYDPEINPNLSMSKEEYKNTTAPTINHFYEKLLLLKDKMNTPTGKKIAAERHAFMELFLNQFYSEWNG comes from the coding sequence ATGACACTACTAGAAAAGACAGTACTTTTTGTAAAAAAACAATTAGAAAATGCGGAAGGCGGCCATGATTGGTTTCATATAGAACGCGTGTATAAAAACGCACTACTAATAGCTAAGGAAGAAAAATGTGATCTTGAAGTGGTACAATTAGCCGCTTTACTTCATGATATTGCTGATAGTAAATTTCATGACGGCGATGAAGCCATAGGCCCAAAAACCGCTAAAAATTTCTTGGAACAAGAAAATGTAAGCAAAGAAACGATAGCGCACGTGCTTGCTATTATTGAAAACATTTCCTTTAAAGGCGGTAATTTTGAACAAAAATTTCAATCTATCGAATTAGATATTGTTCAAGATGCAGACAGACTTGATGCAATTGGAGCCATAGGAATTGCTAGAACTTTTAATTATGGCGGATTTAAAAATAGAGCCATTTATGATCCAGAAATTAACCCAAATCTTAGCATGAGTAAAGAAGAATATAAAAATACTACTGCACCAACAATTAATCATTTTTATGAAAAATTATTGTTGTTAAAAGACAAAATGAATACGCCTACAGGTAAAAAAATAGCCGCAGAACGACATGCTTTTATGGAATTATTTTTAAACCAATTTTATAGCGAATGGAATGGGTGA
- a CDS encoding acyl-ACP desaturase, which produces MSIKNVRLEVMQLLEKKVDYFMEEFLIPVEKIWQPTDLLPHSGTENFLDEVTELREIAKDLPYEFWVVLVGDTITEEALPTYESWLMEIEGVNNLGKNGWSKWFRHWTGEENRHGDVLNKYLYLSGRVNMREVEQTTHHLINDGFDIGTGRDPYKNFVYTSFQELATYISHNRVAQIAKNYGDKKLHKLCNLVAGDEMRHHLAYSEFVTQIFKVDPSEMMLAFQYMLKLKITMPAHFLRESGEKISTAFEHFSNAAQKLGVYTAADYVDIMQKLIQKWEIDKITGLTDEAEKARDFIMNLPNRMKRISERLSIPDETFIFKWVQPALVK; this is translated from the coding sequence ATGTCTATAAAAAATGTACGCCTTGAAGTAATGCAACTTCTAGAAAAAAAAGTGGATTATTTCATGGAAGAATTTTTAATCCCAGTAGAAAAAATTTGGCAACCCACCGACTTACTTCCTCATTCTGGTACTGAAAATTTTTTAGATGAAGTTACCGAATTAAGAGAAATTGCAAAAGACTTACCTTATGAATTTTGGGTTGTATTAGTAGGAGATACTATTACAGAAGAAGCATTGCCCACTTATGAATCTTGGCTGATGGAAATTGAAGGTGTTAACAATTTAGGCAAAAATGGTTGGAGCAAATGGTTTCGTCATTGGACAGGAGAAGAAAATAGACATGGCGATGTGTTAAACAAATATTTATATCTTTCTGGAAGAGTGAATATGCGCGAAGTAGAACAAACGACTCATCATTTAATTAACGATGGGTTTGACATTGGCACAGGTAGAGATCCCTACAAAAACTTTGTGTATACCAGTTTTCAAGAGCTTGCAACCTATATTTCACACAATAGGGTGGCGCAAATTGCAAAAAATTATGGTGATAAAAAATTACATAAATTATGCAACCTAGTTGCTGGTGACGAAATGCGTCATCACTTAGCCTATAGTGAATTTGTTACTCAAATTTTTAAAGTAGATCCAAGCGAGATGATGCTAGCTTTTCAATATATGTTAAAGTTAAAAATTACAATGCCGGCTCATTTTTTAAGAGAATCTGGAGAAAAAATTAGTACTGCTTTTGAACATTTTTCAAATGCTGCGCAAAAATTAGGCGTGTATACGGCAGCGGATTATGTGGATATCATGCAAAAATTAATTCAGAAATGGGAAATAGATAAAATTACTGGCTTAACGGATGAAGCAGAAAAAGCAAGAGATTTTATCATGAATCTTCCAAACAGAATGAAACGAATTTCTGAAAGACTAAGTATTCCTGATGAAACATTTATTTTTAAATGGGTACAACCTGCTTTAGTAAAATAA
- a CDS encoding lysophospholipid acyltransferase family protein: protein MQKIISIPISLLYYLVFGFWLVFFHPIQWVCYNQFGYEAHRWSVAILNWFLVRSTHILGTTYSIKGLDSVPKNVPLIIVSNHQSLYDIPPYIWFMRNWHPKFISKKELGKGIPSVSFNLKYGGSALIDRKDPKQALPEIKKIAELVNTKNYSVVIFPEGTRSKTGQPKPFAVNGLKMLYKYAPDAYFLPVTINNSWKMTRFGQFPLGLGNNIEFHMHEALKIGDYSFEEIFEKTEQTITKHIKN, encoded by the coding sequence ATGCAAAAAATTATTTCTATCCCCATTTCCCTTTTGTATTATTTGGTTTTTGGCTTTTGGTTAGTTTTTTTTCATCCTATCCAATGGGTATGTTACAACCAATTTGGGTATGAAGCACACCGATGGAGTGTAGCAATATTGAATTGGTTTTTAGTTAGAAGTACACATATTTTAGGAACAACTTATTCTATTAAAGGTTTGGATAGTGTGCCAAAAAATGTTCCTCTAATAATCGTTTCAAATCACCAAAGTTTATATGACATTCCTCCTTATATCTGGTTTATGAGAAATTGGCACCCAAAATTTATCAGCAAAAAAGAATTAGGTAAAGGGATTCCAAGCGTGTCATTTAATTTAAAATATGGTGGTTCGGCTTTAATTGATAGAAAAGACCCCAAACAAGCCCTTCCAGAAATAAAAAAAATTGCCGAATTAGTTAATACAAAAAACTATTCCGTAGTTATTTTTCCTGAAGGAACAAGAAGTAAAACAGGACAACCCAAACCATTTGCTGTAAATGGGTTAAAAATGTTATACAAGTATGCGCCTGATGCCTATTTCCTTCCGGTTACGATAAATAATTCCTGGAAAATGACGCGTTTCGGACAATTTCCGTTAGGACTAGGAAATAACATTGAATTTCACATGCATGAAGCGCTAAAAATAGGAGACTACAGCTTTGAAGAAATTTTTGAAAAAACAGAACAAACAATAACAAAACATATAAAAAACTAA
- a CDS encoding BrxA/BrxB family bacilliredoxin, which yields MYPEELVKPMRAELTDAGFQELYAANDVEQALAKEGTTLVVVNSVCGCAARNARPGAKMSLDNAKVPTQLVTVFAGVDREAVDKAREHMFPFPPSSPCMALFKNGELVHMLERHHIEGRPAELIAENLKDAYNEFC from the coding sequence ATGTATCCAGAAGAATTAGTAAAACCAATGCGTGCTGAGTTAACAGATGCAGGTTTCCAAGAATTATATGCTGCTAACGATGTAGAACAAGCCTTAGCAAAAGAAGGTACAACTCTTGTAGTTGTAAACTCAGTATGTGGTTGTGCAGCAAGAAATGCGCGTCCAGGTGCAAAAATGAGTTTAGACAACGCTAAAGTTCCTACACAGTTAGTAACCGTTTTTGCAGGAGTAGATAGAGAAGCGGTTGATAAAGCACGAGAACACATGTTCCCATTTCCTCCTTCTTCGCCTTGTATGGCTTTGTTTAAAAATGGCGAATTAGTACACATGCTCGAAAGACATCACATTGAAGGCCGTCCAGCAGAATTAATAGCTGAAAATTTAAAAGACGCTTACAACGAATTTTGTTAG
- a CDS encoding lycopene cyclase family protein, giving the protein MKHYDIIFTGGGLAALLTLSELVKNKSCASYTILVIDSETKNTNDRTWCFWDSNTTFNEISSQKWDQVWFKTEQLNNLLPLTPYHYKMIRSQAFYASIHETLKNHHNIEFSNEKVLDFFEEQNRCMVKTTKATYSCSKIMNSVFHSNWVTSQSRYPLVQQHFIGWFVKTKEPVFTEKCATFMDFSVKQKQTTRFMYILPQSSTEALVEYTLFSKDLLQKEEYEEAIQQYLKELGVTDYEILEKEHGNIPMTSYPFWKHNTKNIIHIGSAGGWTKASTGFTFKNSMKKSKPLAKAIMEGTDFRKLYKKNRFWFYDLLLIDILFETNQHGKSIFNALFERKNAPLIFKFLDEETSFWEDLQVIWMCPKKLFIKALAKRIVKGF; this is encoded by the coding sequence ATGAAGCACTACGATATTATTTTTACAGGCGGAGGTCTAGCTGCTTTACTAACACTCTCTGAGTTAGTAAAAAATAAATCATGTGCGTCTTACACTATTTTAGTTATAGATAGTGAAACAAAAAACACAAACGACAGAACGTGGTGTTTTTGGGATTCAAATACTACTTTTAATGAAATTTCTTCTCAAAAATGGGATCAAGTTTGGTTCAAAACAGAACAACTCAACAACCTACTTCCGCTTACGCCTTATCACTATAAAATGATTCGAAGTCAGGCTTTTTATGCTTCCATACATGAAACACTTAAAAATCATCATAACATAGAATTTAGCAACGAAAAAGTGCTTGATTTTTTTGAAGAACAAAATAGATGTATGGTTAAAACAACAAAAGCCACTTACTCATGTTCTAAAATTATGAATAGTGTATTTCATTCCAATTGGGTAACTTCTCAATCGCGGTATCCTTTGGTACAACAACATTTTATAGGTTGGTTTGTAAAAACGAAAGAACCTGTTTTTACAGAAAAATGTGCCACTTTTATGGATTTTTCTGTCAAACAAAAACAGACTACACGATTCATGTACATTTTACCACAGTCAAGCACAGAAGCATTGGTAGAATATACCCTTTTTTCGAAAGATCTATTACAGAAGGAAGAATATGAAGAAGCTATTCAACAGTATTTAAAAGAATTAGGTGTAACTGACTATGAAATTCTTGAAAAAGAACACGGAAACATTCCTATGACCTCTTATCCCTTTTGGAAACATAACACAAAAAACATTATACATATTGGTTCGGCTGGCGGATGGACGAAAGCAAGCACTGGTTTTACTTTCAAAAATTCCATGAAAAAATCTAAACCTTTAGCCAAAGCCATTATGGAGGGTACAGATTTTAGAAAATTATACAAAAAAAATCGCTTTTGGTTTTATGATTTATTATTAATTGACATTTTATTTGAGACCAACCAACACGGAAAATCTATTTTTAATGCCCTTTTTGAGCGTAAAAATGCACCTTTAATTTTCAAATTTTTAGATGAAGAGACTTCTTTTTGGGAAGACTTGCAAGTGATTTGGATGTGTCCAAAAAAATTATTTATAAAAGCACTTGCAAAACGAATCGTAAAAGGATTTTAA